A stretch of Cryomorphaceae bacterium 1068 DNA encodes these proteins:
- a CDS encoding type I restriction enzyme HsdR N-terminal domain-containing protein encodes MQPLNLPPYPFQIFKEGEKYKILDPIRKKRLVLTPEEWVRQHIVMYLIKEKSFPSGLLKMETGIKHNQRFGRTDALFLNRDGNPLVLIECKAPDVKINAETFHQVARYNSAIESPYVIMTNGLEHMVIHLAIQERRILSLTDLPDYKYL; translated from the coding sequence ATGCAACCGCTCAATCTTCCGCCCTATCCTTTTCAAATATTTAAGGAGGGCGAAAAGTATAAAATCCTAGACCCGATCCGAAAGAAAAGGCTGGTATTAACACCCGAAGAATGGGTGAGGCAGCATATAGTTATGTATTTGATTAAAGAGAAAAGTTTTCCTTCAGGGTTATTAAAGATGGAAACAGGAATTAAACATAACCAACGATTCGGGCGAACGGACGCACTATTCTTAAATCGGGACGGAAACCCGCTGGTGCTCATTGAGTGCAAGGCGCCAGACGTCAAAATCAATGCGGAAACCTTCCATCAAGTGGCGCGTTACAATAGTGCTATCGAGTCGCCTTATGTGATTATGACCAACGGATTGGAGCATATGGTTATTCACTTAGCGATCCAAGAAAGACGAATCTTGTCTTTGACGGATTTACCTGACTATAAATACCTTTAA